ACGACCGACATCGAACCATCGGAGGAAACAGTTGAAGTTCCAGACACGACAGGCGGGGCTGCTGATTCAACGGACGCAGAGCCAGAAATGGAAGCGGTCGCATCTGAGGAGGCAGCCACTGCAGAATCGGACGAAGCAGAACCTGCCATAGAAGAAAGCACGAGCGGAATTGCCGACCCTGGAACTTCACCAGTGGACCAGCCAGAGCAGCCTGCCGGAAACGCTCTTGAGGAAGTCGCCGCTGAATCAACTGAAACAGAAACCAACACAGAAACCACCGGGCCGGTCTCTGCTTCTCAGGAAGCGGCAGCCCAGCCAACCCCACCCAGCTACCGCAGAGAAAAAGTAGTCTCCAAACGGGTATTCACGCTGACGCTGACCTATGCCATCGCAGTCACCGCCATGCTTGCGATGCTGCTGTATGCCAAATATCAGGGTGATCCCCATCAGCTGGAAAGTCTACCCGATCTCAAGCCACCCATCAAAAATGATGAGATCGCGCTCCAGCTGGTCCCTGAAAATGCGACCCTGCCTCCCGGTCATGTCTTACAACTGGGGGGCCCGGGACGACGTTTTGGAAATGTTCTGGTGACGCCACTCCGTGTAACACGTGGCCCCCTGGAATTCGAACATTACACAGGTGACACCAGCCTGACACGCGAACCAACGGGGGATGTACTCAAGCTCTACCTGAAATTCGAAAATGTCTCAGACGACCAGACCTTCGAACCTCTCGATCAGAAACTGCTGCTCACCCGCGTCTCCGGCAACGACCCCGAAGCAAAGTTACGTGCCAACAATTTTCTGAGCAGCCTGGAGCAGAAACAGACTGACGGTAACCGGGTACTGCTGTATGACATGCCCCCCTCCTGGGAATGGAATATTAAAGGGCAGAATATCAACCAGGAAAAGAAGCCTCAGGAACTGAAACCAGGGGAAAGTTTCGAAACTTTTGTCGCCACTAACGAACAGGGTATTGACGATTTACAAGGGGAGCTCGTCTGGCGGCTGCAGATCCGCAAAGGCTACAATCCCCAATCTTATCAAGGGGTGACCACTCTGATTGAAGTTGTATTTAACAGCAGTCAGATTCAAACCGACATGATCTCCGGCAGCAAAGACCCACAACCAACCACCTGATGGATCTGCTCGCGAGTGCGACGCGCATTAAAAAACGTCTCGGCAGTATTTCAGCAATACCACCGAGACGTCACGCGGAACCGCATACGATGCGGTGAGGAATTTCTTATGAGGACAATCTTTCCGCTGTGGGGCTGGCACAAGCCTTAGTGATAAGACTTGCACCAGATACCCCTTTCAGGAGAGTACACTATCCTGAAATCTACTTCTGGACCACAACAAAGCGGGCACCGCTGTGATTTCTCACCAGCAGCAGAACACTGTCTTTGCCTTTTGCTTCTTTCAATCCCTGATTGAATTGTTCCATGGTAGAGACTTCAGTTGTCCCGAGTTTTTCGATGATCATACCTTTCGTCAGACCCGCTTCTTCAGCAGCACTTCCAGGTTCGACAGAAGTAATCACGACTCCTGTCACGTCATTGGAATATCCTAACTGATTAGCCAGTTCTTCGGTTAAAGGCTGAACTTCGAGTTTCAGTTCATTGACACTGGTTTTCTGTTTCTCTTTGCTGGAACCTTCCAGAGGCTTTTCATCCTTGGCGACAGAGAAACTGTTGGGCATGGCTTTCATGGTCAGATCTTTGTTGACGTGTTTACCGTCTCTCAAGATTTCCATGACATAGGTCTTACCCACAACCAGTTGCTCGACAATACCCTGCAGATTCCGCGGACCGGAAACTTCCTTACCTGCCAGTTTCAGGATGATATCACCCGTCTGTAAACCGGCTGCTGCTGCAGGAGACTGTTCCATGACCTGGGTAATGATGGCACCCTGCCCCACTTTGATATCGAAGGACTTCGACAGATCATTGCTGATCGGCTGAATGCCTACACCCAGGAATGCACGTTCGACTTTCCCATTATCAATCAGCTGACCGGAGACCCAGCGAGCCATGTTGACAGGAATCGCAAATCCCACACCATCATATCCGCCACTGCGGCTGGAGATAGCAGTGTTAATCCCGATGACTTCGCCACGCAGGTTCAACAGGGGGCCACCACTATTACCAGGGTTGATCGCTGCATCCGTCTGCAGATAGTCTTCACGGTCGTTAATTCCGGGACCTCGGCTTTTCGCACTGATGATCCCATTGGTCACACTCATACCAATTCCGAAGGGGTTACCAATCGCCAGGACCCAGTCACCGATTTCCATTTTGGAACTGTCACCCAGGGGAATCGCCTGCAGGTCGGGTGCATCGATGTGAATCACAGCTACGTCAGAACGGGGGTCGGTACGAATATCACTGGCAGTGAATTCACGACCATCATTCAGAGTCACTTTGACAACGTCGGCACCATTCACAACGTGCGAGTTGGTCATGATCAGGCCACTCTTATTGATAATGAACCCGGAACCGGTTCCCATCCGACGAGGCGCCCGTCTTGGTTGATTTTGATTCTGAAACTGCTTGAACATCTCTTTGAACCGGGGATCATTTTCGAAGAGTTCCTGTAACGGTGAATTATCACCAAACGGCATAACTCTCTGACCTGAGACTTCAGACGTCTTGCTCACGGTCTCAATAGAAACAATCGCGGGCATCGCCCGACGACTGATATCGCGAAATACATTCGATAACTCATGGATATTGGCTGCAGTCGGCGGATCGGCACTCTTATCTTTCTGAGCGACTCCGACCGCGGCGCCAACCAGACATGCGCTAGCGATAATAGCGAACATCCAGTTTCGATTTCCTGTTAACGCTTTCATTAAACTTACCCTCCTACAGTGTATGGCTTGCAGTTATGACTCGGGCCATCTCAATTGTAAAATTACTACTAAATAGTAAATAGGAAATGTGACTCAAACCCCAAATATGACTCTTTCAAAATGACGCTGATGGAAAAACTTGCGGCGATCCCACCTTTCCAATTTAGAAAATACAGGATCCTGATGTGTACACATCGTTCAACTTTTGCTCATTTGATTAAGCGGCTGGTCTGCCCTTACTACGAGAGTCGCCCGCAGATGTGTTGGGAATGCTTAAAAAAAATGATGAGTTTTACGGTTCTGCCACTCAGCACCAGGCGTCATTCTGGCAGGGTTTTTCCTGTAAACCTGAATATTTTTCGACCATTTCCACGAAACAGGACTTTTTCGTTGTCTTCAAATCGACGCTAATGTTAATATCTCTCTATACTTAGCGAAGGTCAGTCAAAATTCTCCGCGGGCCCTTTCTTTAGAATTCTTCGATTGACTCATTGCTATTCCTCGATGACATCATTACCAGGGGAGGCGTGTATGCAATACGATCTCAGCCCCGCGGAGATCGATCAACTGCTTGAAGAATGTCAACAAAACCTGGGATACCGCTTTGTTGACTGTGAGTTGTTGAAATCCTGCCTGACACATACATCCGCCGCCAAAACCCGCATGGATTCCAACGAACGCCTGGAATTCCTGGGTGATGCGATCCTCGGCTCGATTGTCTGCGAAAAACTGTTTGATCAATTCCCCAATGCCCCTGAAGGTGAACTGACACGCATCAAGTCGGCAGTCGTCAGTCGTAACACCTGTACCCGACTGGCGCGTGAAAAAGGCCTCGACCGCTTTATCTTTGTCGGCAAAGGACTTGCCATGACAGAGACCCTGCCTGAATCTCTGCTCGCCGGGATGTTTGAAGCGCTCATCGCCGGGATCTATCTGGATGGCGGCGTTGAACCAGTACATCAGTTTCTGGATCCACTCGTCGAACGTGAAAATTCGAAAGCCTCCCGCTCAGTCCATGGCTACAACTATAAAAGCCTGTTACAGCAATACTCACAAAAGAAGTTTTCCCAGACCCCCATTTACGAAGTTCTGGACGAAAAAGGGCCGGATCATTCCAAGTTCTTCAAAGTGACCGCGATTATAGGCGAGCACAAATATGAACCCGCCTGGGGCTCTACTAAAAAGGAAGCCGAACAAAGAGCCGCCTATAATGCCCTGCGCGAAAATGAAGAAGATGAAGAATGGGAACTACCTGCGCTGCCAGATCAGAACTGATTCACTGCAGCATGGCATGTCATCAATCCGGTTTTTATCTCGCTTCAGCATGCGCTGCTGATAAAGCAGATACGACTCACTGAAAATACCAGGGGCTGTAAATAGAAAGGGCCGAGAGAATACGGGAATTCTCTCGGCTCTAAGATGGGGATGATGTTTTGGAATGGCCCAGGGTGGGCAGACCCGCCTCCACGGGTCGGTGGGATTGTCTCTCTCTTCTCTCTTGAATCTTGAAGTCTCTCAACTCTTCAAAACTCTTTGGGTCTCTCTCTTTACCCGAAGCAAGAATAAAGCAGCATTCGTGCCAATCACTTTGGAAGTGATACCTGTTTTTGGAAATCGACTCTTAAACACTATTAAAACAGGCATTTAGAATCAGTCGATTTTTGAAGTTATTTTTCAGCCTCATCAAGTTTGCAATTTTTGCAATGAGAAAACCGCAAAAGGGTCCTCTAAAATGTAAGACTTACAAGGCCGGGAACACCTGTGACACGCTTCGGAAAAAGGAAACCTGGCAGATCAGGGAGTCGCAGGGATGCTAACGTCCAGGACTTTGATAGACAGCTTACCCACCGACTGCAGGATAGGCAGGAAGATCTCCAGCGGAGCAGGTGCCGTCTCCGTGAGGCTGGAAGCTGACATTTTCAGATGGCCTCCCCCGATGCCCCCTTTCCCCAGGGTTGCATCCAGGGGAATCCAGCGTTGGTCCAGAAAGACCTCAACCCACATATGCCCGACAAAGCTGGAAACAGCAGGGATATAAACAAAACCGACGACGACTCGTGAAGGCAGTTTCTGTGCCCGTAACATAGCCGCCAGCAAAACCGCATGTTCCGTACAATCCCCTTCCATATTTCGGGCCACCTCGGAGGCTGATGCCAGAGCCGTCGAAAAATTCTTCTTCTTCAGGTTACGATACACAAAATTCTCAAGCAGTCTGGCCTGCTTCCAGGGATCGGTTTCCGACTGAACGGCTGTTGCGGCATACTTTACGATTTGTGGATCATCCGACTGGAGAAACTGGGAAGGACTCAAATACTCCGCATCCACTTTACTTTCGGGAAACTCTTTCGGCACTGCCGCCCGGAAAACTGTCACCTCAGCCTGATGCTCGTTCCGTCGCTTAACCTGTTGCAGATCGCTGCTCGGAAAAAGCTTGGCAGGGTCGCCTTCGGGCAGGGAAATCTGGTAGACAACTTTCTCTGTATTATGCATGTTCTTGACAGCATCAGTCTTAATCAGCCCCTGCACCGAGAAATCCAGTTGCTTGTCTGTTTTTTTTCTCAATGCCTCTGCTTCAGTCGCTTGAAAGCCCACCATGGTGGCTCCCAGAAAATCAGCCGATTCTTTGATGATTGCACCACCGTCATTGACGTATAAATCAAAGTTCACCCCCGGCATCACTGATTTTTGCATCACCACATGCAGGCATTGATCAGAGGAGCCATCAGGCAATTCAATGGTTTCATACTTTTTTGCGCTCAGCGTCACTTCCGTCACCTGATTATGTTCCGGCAGCAGAATGGAAAATGACTGCGTCTCTCCCGGCTTCAGAGGCGATTTCCGAAAGACTCGTTCTAAGTAGCTGGGCGAGTGATAAGTAGGCTGCCACTTCAATTTTGACTGCCGCACCTGATTGGCGACACTCGTATCAATCTTTAACTCACCGTTTTCAACAGTCCCCTGGGAAATCGTGGGATCAGCTGGCGGGTTTTTGATGCTGAACTGATAGGAAAGCAGATCACCATTCGGGCTTTCTCTGGTCTGCATCAGGAGTTCCAGACTCAGTGGTTTTCCGAATCGCTTCAGTTCCATATGCGAATCCTGCTGGAAAATAACAACCTGGGAGCCCTTTTCTTCAATGACTCGGTACCGGGAATGACTAAAACCCACTCGCTGGTCGTTGATATAGAATACTTTCCAGCTGTCTTCGTCTGATATCGGCTGGGATGCTTTAACTGTTACCTTCTCTTCAGAAGCCGGATTTTCTGAACAGGCAGCGAAGAGAGCCAGAAGACAGAGCGTGCTTCGCTGGCATGTTATCATGACGAACTGCCACATCCATTTTCGAGGAATTTTTAACTCCATTTTCCGAAAGCCTTATCGCACAAGGATCGATTCACTCAGTTAAGCTACCCAAAGAAAAACCCCACAATTCATACTTGAATGGTGGGGGTATTGTAGAACGAGTTCAGTGAGTCTGAAAACAGGTATTTAGTCCAGATCCTCGTCATCATCTACGACCTCATCAATTTCTTCTACTTCATCATCGACCACATCGACATCATCTTCCTCGACTTTGGCGACTTCCTCTGTCTCAACATCATCAGCATCATCTACGGGAACTTTGGGGGCTACGACTTCTCCATCCAGAGTTTCTTTAATTGGTTGAATGAAGTAGAGCTTCTTTGCGTTTTTGGCCCGCAGTTGTTCGATCCGTTCGACGGCAGCATCTCGCTGGTCATAGGAAAAACGCGATTCCTCTTTCATACTGCCCGTAAAGACACCCCAGAATAAGCGGCGACGCGCTTCAGCCTTGGCGGCCTTCTTTTTACGGGTCGCCTTCTTCTTAGGGGCTTTTTTCTTAGGAGATGTTTTTGAGACCGCTTCAGCGGCTTCCGCCTGACGACGCATTTCCAGACGACTGGGAGACTTTCGAGCCATTGTGTATTCTTTGGTTAAATAGAAGTCTATTAGTTAGTTGATATAGGAACACCCTCGGGCATTGAGCCTGAATCCAGTCAGGAAACACCGTCCCCAGCACCTCTCACTGGGAGAATCGCGGTACTGTCGGCGCAAATCGCTTGCTGGATGCGTGCTAGCATAACATTTCATTTCTGGAATGACTACGCGCAGGGAAGTTCTCAATCCCCGAAGAATGTTTTTTTTTACATATCCTGCTGAGAAAAACCGCTTGATTCCCTTACAAAATCGGCACCATCTCTGACCAGCTCAGAACCATTTCTGACTGCATTACAGCAGAGAGTGCTCTTTTGGACACATCATTTTCAGGATCTCCCTGCCCTTCGTCCCTGAAGCCCTTCTAATAGTGCACAGAAAAGAATTCGTCGTAAACAACTGAAAACATGAGACTTAACGCATTTCACACCTTTTGGTCACAAGAACATTTAACCAATTTCTTCGAAATAATCAGAATAACTTGTTTAACCGGACCCAGATGACCGATCAATCAGGATAGCAATCTCATTGTTTTGTTTGCGCAGCAGGAATGACTCACCGTGTAAACCAGACGATAGATATGGCTCGGATGTAATGGACGAAAACACAAAAAACTCAATTGGGAACGGAGTTGTTCATGAAACGGTATCGTAAGTGGGTCTTGACGCTGGGGATCATGGCGGTGACTCCCGGTATCACAATGGCCGGACCCTTAGATTTCTTCTCAAAGAAATCTGAACAGTCTAGTTCGACCGCTGTATCGGGCAAAGTTACTAACAATCAGAAAGTGGCGAATGAAATCGCAGACGCTCTGAGATCGGCCCGGTTAACCGGTTACAACATGGAAATCGAGTATAATAAGGGTGTCGCCGTCCTGTCGGGTAAAATCCCAACGGCCGCTCAAAAAACTCAGGCCACCAGATTGATCTCACGCATCGACGGTGTCTCACGGGTCGACAATCGCCTGGAAGTCACTGAAGTCGCTACAAATTCTGCTCCTGCCAGGGGACCAGAACCACAGAAATCCAGCTTGAACCCATTCCGCAGAACCAATGAAATCACTCAGGCTTCTGCGGCTGATCCTTTCCTGAAAGGCTCATTAAAACAGGCTCAATTTGAACAATCTGTTGAAAACCGACGTTCTAACATCGAAACGGTTGCCTATCAGGCTCCTGCACCTCGCAGTGCTGCCCCCAGCAACCAGCAGATGGCAGAACAGCTTGCCAAAGCATTAGGGCCCGCCCTGGCTTCGGCTCATGAAGTTGAAATTCGCTACAAAAACGGAACTGCAATCCTGCAGGGATCCATTGGTTCCCCCCAGGAAAAACAGATGGCAACCCAGATTGCTCAACGCGTTCCCGGAGTCCGGGCTGTGGAAAATAACCTGCAGTTGATGCAGGCTGCTCCTCAGCAGACTTCAATGATTCAGCCAACCAACTACATGAACTACCAGGCTCCACACCCTGGTCCTGCGGGACCTCCCGCGATGGGACCTCCTCCAGGACATCCTGCCATGGGCGGTCATCCAGGTATGGCTCCTCAACCAGGAATGGGACCGGGACCAACAAGCCAGGTTTACAACAGTCCTCATCTGCCAGAATCAGCCTGGCCGACCTATGCCAACTATCCTAACTATGCACAGGTAGCTTACCCAAGTGAGTACTCTGCCAGTGCCTTCCCTTACATCGGACCTTTCTATCCCTACCCACAGGTACCACTGGGATGGAGAGAGGCTCAACTGGAATGGGATGACGGATCATGGAAGTTAAACTTCCGCCCTCGGACAAGCCGCTGGTGGTGGTTCATGAATCCTAAGAACTGGTAATCGACCAGTGTTAAAATAGACTGCACACGGATGC
The sequence above is a segment of the Gimesia algae genome. Coding sequences within it:
- a CDS encoding Do family serine endopeptidase; protein product: MKALTGNRNWMFAIIASACLVGAAVGVAQKDKSADPPTAANIHELSNVFRDISRRAMPAIVSIETVSKTSEVSGQRVMPFGDNSPLQELFENDPRFKEMFKQFQNQNQPRRAPRRMGTGSGFIINKSGLIMTNSHVVNGADVVKVTLNDGREFTASDIRTDPRSDVAVIHIDAPDLQAIPLGDSSKMEIGDWVLAIGNPFGIGMSVTNGIISAKSRGPGINDREDYLQTDAAINPGNSGGPLLNLRGEVIGINTAISSRSGGYDGVGFAIPVNMARWVSGQLIDNGKVERAFLGVGIQPISNDLSKSFDIKVGQGAIITQVMEQSPAAAAGLQTGDIILKLAGKEVSGPRNLQGIVEQLVVGKTYVMEILRDGKHVNKDLTMKAMPNSFSVAKDEKPLEGSSKEKQKTSVNELKLEVQPLTEELANQLGYSNDVTGVVITSVEPGSAAEEAGLTKGMIIEKLGTTEVSTMEQFNQGLKEAKGKDSVLLLVRNHSGARFVVVQK
- the rnc gene encoding ribonuclease III, encoding MQYDLSPAEIDQLLEECQQNLGYRFVDCELLKSCLTHTSAAKTRMDSNERLEFLGDAILGSIVCEKLFDQFPNAPEGELTRIKSAVVSRNTCTRLAREKGLDRFIFVGKGLAMTETLPESLLAGMFEALIAGIYLDGGVEPVHQFLDPLVERENSKASRSVHGYNYKSLLQQYSQKKFSQTPIYEVLDEKGPDHSKFFKVTAIIGEHKYEPAWGSTKKEAEQRAAYNALRENEEDEEWELPALPDQN
- a CDS encoding transglutaminase-like domain-containing protein, with amino-acid sequence MELKRFGKPLSLELLMQTRESPNGDLLSYQFSIKNPPADPTISQGTVENGELKIDTSVANQVRQSKLKWQPTYHSPSYLERVFRKSPLKPGETQSFSILLPEHNQVTEVTLSAKKYETIELPDGSSDQCLHVVMQKSVMPGVNFDLYVNDGGAIIKESADFLGATMVGFQATEAEALRKKTDKQLDFSVQGLIKTDAVKNMHNTEKVVYQISLPEGDPAKLFPSSDLQQVKRRNEHQAEVTVFRAAVPKEFPESKVDAEYLSPSQFLQSDDPQIVKYAATAVQSETDPWKQARLLENFVYRNLKKKNFSTALASASEVARNMEGDCTEHAVLLAAMLRAQKLPSRVVVGFVYIPAVSSFVGHMWVEVFLDQRWIPLDATLGKGGIGGGHLKMSASSLTETAPAPLEIFLPILQSVGKLSIKVLDVSIPATP
- a CDS encoding BON domain-containing protein — translated: MKRYRKWVLTLGIMAVTPGITMAGPLDFFSKKSEQSSSTAVSGKVTNNQKVANEIADALRSARLTGYNMEIEYNKGVAVLSGKIPTAAQKTQATRLISRIDGVSRVDNRLEVTEVATNSAPARGPEPQKSSLNPFRRTNEITQASAADPFLKGSLKQAQFEQSVENRRSNIETVAYQAPAPRSAAPSNQQMAEQLAKALGPALASAHEVEIRYKNGTAILQGSIGSPQEKQMATQIAQRVPGVRAVENNLQLMQAAPQQTSMIQPTNYMNYQAPHPGPAGPPAMGPPPGHPAMGGHPGMAPQPGMGPGPTSQVYNSPHLPESAWPTYANYPNYAQVAYPSEYSASAFPYIGPFYPYPQVPLGWREAQLEWDDGSWKLNFRPRTSRWWWFMNPKNW